One part of the Candidatus Dormiibacterota bacterium genome encodes these proteins:
- a CDS encoding GFA family protein: MPKLPLTGGCLCGSVRYEIAQPLVFAGYCHCTRCQRRTGTAAAASARIAPGSLRVLSGQELIKAWRPPDGFAKVFCSSCGGALWSQSQHDPDVISVRMGTFDTDPGIRPSYRAYVAYAAPWEPIPEDGLPRFLEARKG; the protein is encoded by the coding sequence ATGCCCAAGCTTCCGCTGACCGGGGGCTGCCTCTGCGGCAGCGTCCGCTACGAGATCGCCCAGCCGCTCGTGTTCGCCGGCTACTGCCACTGCACCCGCTGCCAGCGGCGCACGGGGACGGCGGCGGCGGCATCGGCGCGCATCGCGCCCGGATCGCTTCGGGTTCTCTCCGGACAGGAGCTGATCAAGGCCTGGCGCCCGCCGGACGGATTCGCAAAGGTCTTCTGCTCGAGCTGCGGGGGCGCCCTGTGGAGCCAGAGCCAGCACGACCCCGACGTGATCAGCGTTCGCATGGGCACGTTCGACACCGATCCGGGCATCCGCCCGTCGTATCGAGCGTACGTCGCCTACGCCGCACCGTGGGAGCCGATTCCGGAGGACGGACTGCCGCGTTTTCTCGAGGCGCGCAAAGGCTGA